The following are encoded together in the Nocardioides okcheonensis genome:
- a CDS encoding GcvT family protein, whose translation MAEVPATANVVVIGAGIVGNSLVHHLTRLGWTDVVQIDKGPLPNPGGSTGHASNFIFTVDHSREITDLTLDSVAQYQEMGVFTQSGGFEIARTEERMEELRRRMSSARAWGIEASLVTPAFVKEKVPFIEEDQFIGAFWTPGVGVVDSLRAGTIMRERALATGELTVVPTVEVTGLDTEEGAHGRRRITRVRTTGGDIEAKVVVIAAGVWSPKLGDMAGISIPLTPAVHQMISVGPCPQLSEKEGEISFPIVRDMDTFCYERQHGADMEVGSYAHRAILHEPEDIPSIEQAKLSPTEMPFTEDDFDPQLEQAYELMPDLLGAEGAEIRYAINGLLSLTCDGNPILGESEVAGLWTAAAVWIKEGPGVGRAVAEWMTHGHSEIDLHHSDIARFHAHQKRREHTRLRTTESFIKTYGIVHPAEQYESDRDQRLSPMHDAQAKLGAVFFETAGWERPFWYESNAGLVEQYGDAVMPREHEWDARWWSPIINAEHLRMREAAAVIDLSAFCIFDIEGPEALDVVQRTCVAQCDVAVGKVIYTPVLDAKGGFKSDLTVMRLGDDHFRVVTGGAHGMADRAWFSGHLPESGTTTLTDLTDDVSTVGIWGPKAREVVASLTSDDVSDGGFGFLTCREIEIGGIPVLASRISYVGELGWELYVAMDRAAELWEALLDAGAPHGVVPAGIGVYGTTGRIEKGYRAYGAELDSERSIVEAGMQRPKVKAADFVGKEAYLAQRAVLDSGEAPKAVLCTLTVDDHTSASGVKRYMLGGEPILTRDGGTLTDGHGHHPYVTSAGSAPSLGTHVLLAYLPPAEAVIGNQLAVSYMEELYPVTVGSVDATPLLDPSNERIR comes from the coding sequence ATGGCCGAGGTCCCCGCGACCGCGAACGTCGTCGTGATCGGAGCCGGCATCGTCGGCAACAGCCTGGTGCACCACCTCACCCGGCTCGGGTGGACGGACGTGGTCCAGATCGACAAGGGGCCGCTGCCCAACCCGGGCGGCTCCACCGGTCACGCGTCCAACTTCATCTTCACCGTCGACCACTCCCGCGAGATCACCGACCTCACCCTCGACTCGGTCGCGCAGTACCAGGAGATGGGCGTCTTCACGCAGTCCGGCGGCTTCGAGATCGCCCGGACCGAGGAGCGGATGGAGGAGCTGCGCCGGCGCATGTCGAGCGCGAGGGCGTGGGGCATCGAGGCGTCGCTGGTGACCCCGGCGTTCGTGAAGGAGAAGGTGCCGTTCATCGAGGAGGACCAGTTCATCGGGGCCTTCTGGACGCCCGGCGTGGGCGTGGTCGACTCGCTGCGGGCCGGCACGATCATGCGCGAGCGCGCCCTGGCGACCGGCGAGCTCACCGTCGTGCCCACGGTGGAGGTGACCGGCCTCGACACCGAGGAGGGCGCCCACGGACGCCGCCGGATCACCCGCGTCCGGACCACCGGCGGCGACATCGAGGCGAAGGTGGTGGTGATCGCGGCCGGGGTGTGGAGCCCCAAGCTCGGTGACATGGCCGGGATCTCGATCCCGCTGACGCCCGCGGTGCACCAGATGATCAGCGTCGGCCCCTGCCCCCAGCTGTCCGAGAAGGAGGGTGAGATCTCCTTCCCGATCGTCCGCGACATGGACACCTTCTGCTACGAGCGCCAGCACGGCGCCGACATGGAGGTCGGGTCCTACGCCCACCGCGCGATCCTCCACGAGCCCGAGGACATCCCCTCGATCGAGCAGGCCAAGCTGTCGCCGACCGAGATGCCCTTCACCGAGGACGACTTCGACCCCCAGCTCGAGCAGGCCTACGAGCTGATGCCCGACCTGCTCGGCGCCGAGGGCGCGGAGATCCGCTACGCCATCAACGGCCTGCTCTCGCTCACCTGCGACGGCAACCCCATCCTGGGCGAGAGCGAGGTCGCCGGGCTCTGGACCGCGGCGGCGGTGTGGATCAAGGAGGGTCCCGGCGTCGGTCGCGCGGTCGCCGAGTGGATGACCCACGGCCACTCCGAGATCGACCTGCACCACAGCGACATCGCCCGCTTCCACGCCCACCAGAAGCGCCGCGAGCACACCCGGCTGCGCACCACCGAGTCGTTCATCAAGACCTACGGCATCGTGCACCCGGCCGAGCAGTACGAGTCCGACCGCGACCAGCGGCTCTCGCCGATGCACGACGCCCAGGCCAAGCTCGGCGCCGTCTTCTTCGAGACCGCCGGCTGGGAGCGCCCGTTCTGGTACGAGTCCAACGCCGGCCTCGTCGAGCAGTACGGCGACGCGGTCATGCCGCGCGAGCACGAGTGGGACGCCCGGTGGTGGAGCCCGATCATCAACGCCGAGCACCTCCGGATGCGTGAGGCGGCCGCGGTCATCGACCTGTCGGCGTTCTGCATCTTCGACATCGAGGGCCCCGAGGCGCTCGACGTCGTGCAGCGCACCTGCGTCGCGCAGTGCGACGTCGCCGTCGGCAAGGTGATCTACACGCCGGTCCTCGACGCCAAGGGCGGCTTCAAGTCCGACCTCACCGTGATGCGGCTCGGCGACGACCACTTCCGCGTGGTCACCGGCGGCGCCCACGGCATGGCCGACCGCGCGTGGTTCTCGGGTCACCTGCCGGAGTCGGGCACCACGACGCTCACCGACCTGACCGACGACGTCTCCACGGTCGGCATCTGGGGACCGAAGGCACGCGAGGTGGTCGCCTCGCTCACCTCCGACGACGTGTCCGACGGCGGCTTCGGTTTCCTGACCTGCCGCGAGATCGAGATCGGCGGCATCCCGGTGCTCGCGTCGCGCATCTCCTACGTCGGCGAGCTCGGCTGGGAGCTCTACGTCGCGATGGACCGCGCGGCCGAGCTCTGGGAGGCGCTGCTCGACGCGGGTGCGCCGCACGGCGTCGTGCCCGCCGGGATCGGCGTCTACGGCACCACCGGCCGGATCGAGAAGGGCTACCGCGCCTATGGCGCCGAGCTCGACTCCGAGCGCTCCATCGTCGAGGCCGGCATGCAGCGGCCCAAGGTCAAGGCCGCCGACTTCGTCGGCAAGGAGGCCTACCTCGCGCAGCGGGCTGTGTTGGATTCAGGGGAGGCACCGAAGGCGGTGCTCTGCACCCTGACCGTCGACGACCACACGTCCGCGTCCGGCGTGAAGCGCTACATGCTCGGCGGCGAGCCGATCCTGACCCGCGACGGCGGCACGCTCACCGACGGCCATGGCCACCACCCGTACGTCACGAGCGCCGGCTCGGCGCCCTCGCTCGGCACGCACGTGCTGCTCGCCTACCTGCCCCCGGCCGAGGCGGTGATCGGCAACCAGCTCGCCGTGTCCTACATGGAGGAGCTCTATCCCGTGACCGTCGGCTCGGTCGACGCCACCCCGCTCCTCGACCCGTCCAACGAGCGCATCCGATGA
- a CDS encoding ABC transporter permease, translated as MSGSGPAIRARGVVESAKLTDPPEKRPVEPGAPPPVVEDSGISRWVPALGVVVLWVLVWAFTRGTDTLDLPNLSRTALHDRLTEVQNSLLEGRSTNPFMQFTNAIADIFRGTVDWLQRLISKPAFPRPVPQVGWLGVTAVATYVGLVVAGWRIALLVVASFLSFGVLGFWDESMDTLIVVLISVVLAVVIGMPLAVWIGTNARANAVVTVFLDLMQTMPTFVYLLPIVLFFGIGTSAAVVSTLIYALPPLIRIAGFGIREVPTTTIEATDSAGQTSWQRLTKVQVPMARKTIIVGLNQTTLAALSMATLASFVDGPGLGKPVLQGLRVNDVGTAFVPGVLIVVMAVMLDRTTTAASERSERVARGGGDPNRLRRRIVVGGGAVVALVAVYLSRTYVSLAEFPTYAIGGRISSAVSDAVEWIKDTFGGVTGGLKDAVTEYLLNPVQSLLAESPWYVSFVAIAALALVFGGVRALVISVACLAGIWYLDLWHDAMITLNMTLVATVLVMALALVFGVWMARDRRVDLGIRPLLDAGQTIPPFVYLIPVLALFGPSRFTAIVAGIVYAAPAAIKLVADGVKGVSPTTIEAGRSTGQTTWQEITKVQLPMAKGSIVLATNQGLLYVLSMTVIGGLVGAGALGFDVVYGFSRSEAWGKGAAAGLTIVLLGVMLDRITRAAADVRRDDRPGTRRAFHLRLPIGPPGN; from the coding sequence GTGAGCGGCTCCGGCCCGGCCATCCGTGCCCGCGGCGTCGTCGAGAGCGCGAAGCTGACGGACCCGCCGGAGAAGCGGCCGGTCGAGCCGGGCGCGCCACCTCCCGTCGTCGAGGACTCCGGCATCAGCCGCTGGGTCCCGGCCCTCGGTGTCGTGGTGCTGTGGGTGCTGGTCTGGGCGTTCACCAGGGGCACCGACACCCTCGACCTCCCCAACCTCTCGCGCACGGCGCTCCACGACCGCCTCACCGAGGTCCAGAACTCCCTGCTCGAGGGGCGTTCGACCAACCCGTTCATGCAGTTCACCAACGCGATCGCCGACATCTTCCGCGGCACCGTCGACTGGCTGCAGAGGCTCATCTCCAAGCCGGCGTTCCCGCGCCCGGTGCCGCAGGTCGGCTGGCTGGGCGTCACCGCGGTCGCCACCTACGTCGGGCTCGTGGTCGCCGGCTGGCGGATCGCCCTGCTCGTGGTGGCGTCGTTCCTCTCCTTCGGCGTCCTCGGCTTCTGGGACGAGTCGATGGACACCCTCATCGTGGTGCTGATCTCGGTGGTGCTGGCGGTCGTGATCGGCATGCCGCTGGCGGTCTGGATCGGCACCAACGCCCGCGCCAACGCGGTCGTGACGGTCTTCCTCGACCTCATGCAGACCATGCCGACCTTCGTCTACCTGCTCCCGATCGTGCTCTTCTTCGGCATCGGCACCAGCGCCGCCGTCGTCTCCACCCTGATCTACGCGCTGCCCCCGCTCATCCGGATCGCCGGCTTCGGGATCCGCGAGGTGCCGACCACCACCATCGAGGCCACCGACTCGGCCGGCCAGACCTCCTGGCAGCGGCTGACCAAGGTGCAGGTCCCGATGGCCCGCAAGACGATCATCGTCGGCCTCAACCAGACCACCCTGGCCGCGCTGTCGATGGCGACGCTGGCCTCCTTCGTCGACGGGCCCGGCCTCGGCAAGCCGGTGCTGCAGGGACTGCGCGTCAACGACGTCGGCACCGCGTTCGTGCCGGGCGTCCTGATCGTCGTGATGGCCGTGATGCTCGACCGCACCACGACCGCGGCCAGCGAGCGCTCCGAGCGGGTCGCCCGCGGCGGCGGCGACCCCAACCGGCTGCGGCGTCGGATCGTGGTCGGCGGGGGAGCGGTGGTCGCGCTGGTCGCGGTCTACCTGTCGCGCACCTACGTCAGCCTCGCGGAGTTCCCGACCTACGCCATCGGCGGCCGGATCAGCAGCGCGGTGAGCGACGCCGTCGAGTGGATCAAGGACACCTTCGGCGGCGTCACCGGCGGCCTCAAGGACGCCGTGACCGAGTACCTCCTCAACCCCGTCCAGTCGCTGCTGGCCGAGTCGCCCTGGTACGTCTCGTTCGTGGCGATCGCCGCCCTGGCCCTCGTCTTCGGCGGCGTCCGCGCCCTCGTGATCAGCGTCGCCTGCCTGGCCGGCATCTGGTACCTCGACCTGTGGCACGACGCGATGATCACCCTCAACATGACCCTGGTCGCCACGGTGCTGGTGATGGCGCTCGCGCTGGTCTTCGGCGTCTGGATGGCCCGCGACAGGCGCGTCGACCTCGGCATCCGGCCGCTGCTCGACGCCGGCCAGACCATCCCGCCCTTCGTCTACCTGATCCCGGTCCTCGCGCTCTTCGGGCCCTCGCGCTTCACCGCGATCGTCGCCGGCATCGTCTACGCGGCGCCGGCCGCCATCAAGCTCGTCGCCGACGGGGTCAAGGGCGTCTCGCCCACCACGATCGAGGCAGGTCGCTCGACCGGTCAGACCACGTGGCAGGAGATCACCAAGGTCCAGCTGCCGATGGCCAAGGGGTCGATCGTGCTGGCCACCAACCAGGGCCTGCTCTACGTCCTGTCGATGACCGTCATCGGCGGCCTGGTCGGCGCCGGCGCCCTCGGCTTCGACGTCGTCTACGGCTTCTCCCGCAGCGAGGCCTGGGGCAAGGGCGCGGCCGCCGGCCTGACCATCGTGCTGCTCGGCGTGATGCTCGACCGGATCACCCGCGCCGCCGCCGACGTACGCCGCGACGACCGCCCCGGCACGCGCCGTGCCTTCCACCTCCGGCTGCCGATCGGCCCGCCGGGCAACTAG
- a CDS encoding BCCT family transporter → MAIKDSPGAQRESAQPPPERADGHLPLDKVTFGVAAGIAVAFLLWGTLDSTGMGETTSTVLGELTSLFGWLFILVSASFLLFSAYLAVSRYGNIRLGPDDSEPEFSTFSWVSMMFATGMGIGLMFWGVAEPLTYLTATTADSIPPGRGDPSTPDSARVAMEYAFFHWGFHPWSMYAVIGLAIGYFAYRKGAGNLVSGAFGPLLKGREKGGAGKAIDVIAIFATLFGSATSLGLGALQITGGLDDVFGSGDSKWLTVAVIAVLTLCFVLSAVTGIEKGVQLLSNANAIAAVLLVFFLFVVGPTVFILSTFTESLGGYLTHLPTMAFRTGAFGGTEFLSTWTIFYWAWWISWTPFVGMFIARISKGRTIRQFVVYVILVPSVVSFVWFSILAGSAFDLQLSGAKDLGAVLADEGTESALFTTLREYPLASITVVLAVFLVAIFFITGADSASIVMGMLSQHGKEEPMRWLIIFWGVAQGAVAAVLLFSGGLGALQTLVIIVAGPFMLVICAMCVSLMKSLRAEPYESTLPSRVRKAVLHAQRYDQIEHHTVALAALGADPEEVTGDPMPDVDADGRPARRD, encoded by the coding sequence ATGGCGATCAAGGACTCCCCCGGAGCGCAGCGCGAGAGCGCCCAGCCGCCGCCCGAGCGCGCTGACGGCCACCTCCCGCTCGACAAGGTGACCTTCGGGGTCGCCGCGGGCATCGCGGTCGCGTTCCTGCTGTGGGGGACGCTCGACTCGACCGGGATGGGTGAGACCACCTCCACGGTGCTCGGTGAGCTGACGTCCCTGTTCGGCTGGCTGTTCATCCTCGTCAGCGCGTCGTTCCTGCTGTTCTCCGCCTACCTCGCGGTGAGCCGCTACGGCAACATCAGGCTCGGCCCGGACGACTCGGAGCCCGAGTTCTCCACGTTCTCCTGGGTCTCGATGATGTTCGCGACCGGCATGGGCATCGGCCTGATGTTCTGGGGCGTCGCGGAGCCGCTGACCTACCTCACCGCCACCACCGCCGACAGCATCCCTCCGGGTCGCGGCGACCCGTCGACGCCCGACAGCGCGCGGGTCGCGATGGAGTACGCCTTCTTCCACTGGGGCTTCCACCCCTGGTCGATGTACGCCGTGATCGGCCTCGCGATCGGCTACTTCGCCTACCGCAAGGGCGCCGGCAACCTGGTGTCCGGCGCGTTCGGCCCGCTGCTGAAGGGGCGCGAGAAGGGTGGTGCGGGCAAGGCCATCGACGTGATCGCCATCTTCGCCACCCTCTTCGGCTCGGCGACCTCGCTCGGCCTCGGCGCGCTCCAGATCACCGGCGGCCTCGACGACGTCTTCGGCAGCGGGGACTCCAAGTGGCTGACGGTCGCCGTCATCGCCGTGCTGACGCTGTGCTTCGTGCTCTCGGCGGTGACCGGCATCGAGAAGGGCGTCCAGCTGCTCTCCAACGCCAACGCGATCGCGGCGGTGCTGCTGGTGTTCTTCCTCTTCGTCGTTGGCCCGACGGTCTTCATCCTCAGCACCTTCACCGAGTCGCTCGGCGGCTACCTCACCCACCTGCCGACGATGGCCTTCCGCACCGGCGCCTTCGGCGGCACCGAGTTCCTCAGCACCTGGACGATCTTCTACTGGGCGTGGTGGATCTCCTGGACGCCGTTCGTCGGCATGTTCATCGCCCGCATCTCCAAGGGCCGCACGATCCGGCAGTTCGTGGTCTACGTGATCCTGGTGCCGAGCGTGGTGTCGTTCGTGTGGTTCTCGATCCTGGCCGGCTCGGCCTTCGACCTCCAGCTCTCCGGCGCCAAGGACCTCGGCGCGGTGCTCGCGGACGAGGGCACCGAGAGCGCGCTCTTCACGACGCTGCGCGAGTACCCCCTCGCGAGCATCACCGTCGTGCTGGCCGTCTTCCTGGTGGCGATCTTCTTCATCACCGGTGCCGACTCCGCCTCGATCGTGATGGGCATGCTCAGCCAGCACGGCAAGGAGGAGCCGATGCGCTGGCTCATCATCTTCTGGGGGGTCGCCCAGGGCGCCGTGGCTGCGGTGCTGCTGTTCTCCGGCGGGCTCGGTGCGCTGCAGACGCTGGTGATCATCGTGGCCGGGCCGTTCATGCTGGTGATCTGCGCGATGTGCGTCTCGCTGATGAAGTCGCTGCGCGCCGAGCCCTACGAGTCGACACTGCCCTCGCGGGTCCGCAAGGCGGTGCTGCACGCCCAGAGGTACGACCAGATCGAGCACCACACCGTCGCGCTCGCGGCGCTCGGGGCCGACCCCGAGGAGGTCACCGGCGACCCGATGCCCGACGTGGACGCGGACGGTCGCCCAGCCCGCCGCGACTGA
- a CDS encoding quaternary amine ABC transporter ATP-binding protein encodes MTAALSVDSLWKIFGARADKVLGTPDADLSRAELKAKTGCVVGVKDVSFEVAPGEVFVVMGLSGSGKSTLVRLLTRLIEPTSGSVTLGGVDITSASPAQLRDVRRTQVSMVFQHFGLLPHRQVIDNVAYGLEVRGVAKKERREKASQVVDLVGLTGYEKSYPDQLSGGMQQRVGLARALAGDPEMLLFDEPFSALDPLIRRDMQNEVIRLHRELGKTMVFITHDLAEALKLGDRIMILRDGEIVQIGTPDEVVAAPADDYVKDFVSEVPKAHVLTLKWVMREPRRGEAMDGPALPVSTIVRHAARAAIASDAPIRVVDGDRLLGVVDEEDIMRVVVAEEGA; translated from the coding sequence ATGACGGCAGCCCTGTCGGTCGACAGCCTCTGGAAGATCTTCGGTGCGCGCGCCGACAAGGTCCTCGGGACCCCGGACGCCGACCTGTCCCGCGCGGAGCTGAAGGCGAAGACCGGCTGCGTGGTCGGCGTCAAGGACGTCTCCTTCGAGGTCGCCCCCGGTGAGGTGTTCGTCGTGATGGGCCTGTCCGGGTCGGGCAAGTCCACGCTGGTGCGCCTGCTCACCCGGCTGATCGAGCCCACCAGCGGGAGCGTCACGCTCGGCGGCGTCGACATCACGTCCGCGTCGCCCGCCCAGCTGCGCGACGTGCGGCGCACCCAGGTCTCGATGGTCTTCCAGCACTTCGGCCTGCTGCCGCACCGCCAGGTCATCGACAACGTCGCCTACGGCCTCGAGGTCCGCGGCGTGGCGAAGAAGGAGCGCCGCGAGAAGGCGTCCCAGGTCGTCGACCTCGTCGGCCTGACGGGCTACGAGAAGTCCTACCCAGACCAGCTCTCCGGCGGCATGCAGCAGCGCGTGGGCCTGGCCCGGGCGCTGGCCGGCGACCCCGAGATGCTGCTCTTCGACGAGCCGTTCTCCGCGCTCGACCCGCTGATCCGCCGCGACATGCAGAACGAGGTCATCCGGCTGCACCGCGAGCTCGGCAAGACGATGGTCTTCATCACCCACGACCTCGCCGAGGCGCTCAAGCTGGGCGACCGGATCATGATCCTGCGCGACGGCGAGATCGTGCAGATCGGCACCCCCGACGAGGTCGTCGCCGCGCCCGCCGACGACTACGTGAAGGACTTCGTCTCCGAGGTGCCCAAGGCCCACGTGCTGACCCTGAAGTGGGTGATGCGCGAGCCGCGCCGGGGCGAGGCGATGGACGGCCCGGCGCTGCCGGTGTCGACCATCGTGCGCCACGCGGCGCGTGCGGCGATCGCCTCCGACGCACCGATCCGGGTCGTGGACGGCGACCGTCTCCTCGGCGTGGTCGACGAGGAGGACATCATGCGCGTGGTCGTGGCCGAGGAGGGGGCGTGA
- a CDS encoding ABC transporter substrate-binding protein, giving the protein MRHTRSRAARLGALATVAVVALSACGGGSIDEQTQANEEQAAASGGECGDLNMAVNPWVGYEASAYVVGTVAQEQLGCTVNYKELKEDVSWQGFGTGEVDVVIEDWGHPDLEKKFFAEEGDGSAEDFGPQGNVGIIGWFVPPWLAEEHPDILDYKNLDKYASEFATSESGGKGQFLGADPSYVQFDEAIVSNLGLDFQVVYSGSEAASIEAFRKAEENKEWVIGYWYEPQYFNAEVAMQRVALPPYTDGCQDDPQKVACDYPETELKKIVGSEWAASDSTAVDLVRNFTWTNEDQNVVAGYIAADGMTPEDAAAKWIEENQDKVDAWLG; this is encoded by the coding sequence ATGCGCCACACCCGAAGTCGAGCCGCCCGCCTGGGTGCGCTCGCCACCGTCGCCGTCGTGGCGCTGTCCGCCTGCGGCGGGGGATCCATCGACGAGCAGACGCAAGCCAACGAGGAGCAGGCGGCCGCCAGCGGCGGCGAGTGCGGCGACCTCAACATGGCCGTCAACCCGTGGGTGGGCTACGAGGCCAGCGCCTACGTCGTCGGCACCGTCGCCCAGGAACAGCTCGGCTGCACGGTCAACTACAAGGAGCTCAAGGAGGACGTCTCCTGGCAGGGCTTCGGCACCGGCGAGGTCGACGTGGTCATCGAGGACTGGGGCCACCCCGACCTCGAGAAGAAGTTCTTCGCCGAGGAGGGCGACGGCAGCGCCGAGGACTTCGGGCCCCAGGGCAACGTCGGCATCATCGGCTGGTTCGTCCCGCCGTGGCTCGCCGAGGAGCACCCGGACATCCTCGACTACAAGAACCTCGACAAGTACGCCTCGGAGTTCGCGACCTCGGAGTCCGGCGGCAAGGGCCAGTTCCTCGGCGCCGACCCGTCCTACGTGCAGTTCGACGAGGCGATCGTGTCGAACCTCGGGCTCGACTTCCAGGTCGTCTACTCCGGCTCGGAGGCCGCCAGCATCGAGGCCTTCCGCAAGGCGGAGGAGAACAAGGAGTGGGTCATCGGCTACTGGTACGAGCCGCAGTACTTCAACGCCGAGGTGGCGATGCAGCGGGTGGCGCTCCCGCCCTACACCGACGGCTGCCAGGACGACCCGCAGAAGGTCGCCTGCGACTACCCGGAGACCGAGCTGAAGAAGATCGTCGGCTCGGAGTGGGCGGCCTCCGACTCCACCGCGGTCGACCTGGTGCGGAACTTCACCTGGACCAACGAGGACCAGAACGTCGTCGCCGGCTACATCGCGGCGGACGGGATGACGCCGGAGGACGCGGCCGCGAAGTGGATCGAGGAGAACCAGGACAAGGTCGACGCCTGGCTCGGCTGA
- a CDS encoding electron transfer flavoprotein subunit alpha/FixB family protein: protein MIVVLVEVSPAGEAVETSREAITFARDLAAAGGGIPIDAVVVGAPDDSLVTVLASYGVRRVHALTGPAYDAFSGAAWATGVEHVRASAGAVVVMASGTPRGNEVLAHLGARAGVPMAANVVSFGGLSPFTVTRQVVGGAALEEMQLSQRPALFTVAGHTVEARPADAPGAGEVVVETPDVPDADLVARVVSTDEPEPDLSGTLKSARVVVGAGRGAGSAEGFDDLLELVDLLDASLGVSRVVTSLGWRPHHEQVGQTGSRISPDLYIPCGISGAIQHWAGCSTAKAILAINTDPDAPMVTKATHAVIGDLHEVVPAINAEIRRRRG, encoded by the coding sequence ATGATCGTCGTGCTGGTCGAGGTCTCGCCCGCGGGCGAGGCCGTCGAGACGTCCCGCGAGGCGATCACCTTCGCCCGCGACCTGGCCGCCGCCGGTGGCGGCATCCCGATCGACGCGGTCGTGGTGGGTGCCCCCGACGACTCCCTCGTCACGGTGCTCGCGTCCTACGGCGTGCGCCGCGTCCACGCGCTGACCGGTCCGGCCTACGACGCGTTCTCCGGTGCCGCCTGGGCCACGGGCGTCGAGCACGTACGCGCGAGCGCCGGGGCCGTGGTCGTGATGGCGTCCGGCACCCCGCGCGGCAACGAGGTGCTCGCCCACCTCGGGGCGCGCGCCGGGGTGCCGATGGCCGCCAACGTCGTGTCCTTCGGCGGGCTCTCGCCCTTCACGGTGACCCGCCAGGTCGTCGGAGGAGCGGCGCTCGAGGAGATGCAGCTGTCCCAGCGGCCCGCGCTCTTCACCGTCGCCGGCCACACCGTCGAGGCGCGCCCCGCCGACGCCCCCGGCGCCGGCGAGGTGGTCGTGGAGACGCCCGACGTCCCCGACGCCGACCTGGTGGCCCGCGTGGTGTCGACCGACGAGCCCGAGCCCGACCTCTCCGGGACGCTGAAGTCGGCCCGCGTGGTCGTCGGTGCGGGCCGCGGCGCCGGCTCGGCCGAGGGCTTCGACGACCTGCTCGAGCTGGTCGACCTCCTCGACGCCTCGCTCGGCGTCTCGCGGGTGGTCACCTCGCTGGGCTGGCGCCCCCACCACGAGCAGGTCGGTCAGACCGGCAGCCGGATCTCGCCGGACCTCTACATCCCCTGCGGCATCAGCGGCGCGATCCAGCACTGGGCCGGCTGCAGCACCGCGAAGGCGATCCTCGCGATCAACACCGACCCCGACGCCCCGATGGTCACCAAGGCGACCCACGCCGTCATCGGCGACCTGCACGAGGTGGTCCCGGCGATCAACGCCGAGATCCGGAGGCGGCGGGGCTGA
- a CDS encoding electron transfer flavoprotein subunit beta/FixA family protein — MNPLVCVKRVVDSSSEVVLTEDGQGVDGRFAGFTTSAHEECAVELAVRIAADQGGGATVVTLGDADAVEQLRSALAVGCTAATHVLVDAQSLGPADVARELAAVVRDHEAAGTPHQLVLLGNDAADSGDHQVGIRLAHELGWPVVNGVSTVSVSDGTVTASGSGPDGHETYRVPLPAVVTVLEGGVEPRYPTVPGRMKAKKVPIEERQPVAEPVGPARVRLVLPPPSPSSVEVLGEGAAAAPAVVDLFERLGVLAR, encoded by the coding sequence ATGAACCCGCTCGTCTGCGTGAAGCGGGTCGTCGACTCCTCCAGCGAGGTCGTGCTCACCGAGGACGGCCAGGGGGTGGACGGCCGGTTCGCCGGCTTCACCACCAGCGCCCACGAGGAGTGCGCGGTCGAGCTCGCGGTGCGGATCGCCGCGGACCAGGGCGGAGGGGCGACGGTGGTCACCCTCGGCGACGCCGACGCGGTGGAGCAGCTGCGCTCCGCGCTCGCGGTCGGCTGCACGGCCGCGACCCACGTCCTGGTCGACGCGCAGTCCCTCGGCCCCGCCGACGTCGCGCGCGAGCTCGCGGCCGTGGTCCGCGACCACGAGGCGGCCGGCACCCCCCACCAGCTGGTGCTGCTCGGCAACGACGCCGCCGACAGCGGCGACCACCAGGTCGGGATCCGGTTGGCCCACGAGCTCGGCTGGCCGGTCGTCAACGGCGTCAGCACGGTGTCGGTGTCCGACGGGACCGTGACCGCCAGCGGCTCGGGTCCGGACGGCCACGAGACCTACCGGGTCCCCCTGCCCGCGGTGGTGACGGTCCTCGAGGGTGGAGTCGAGCCGCGCTACCCGACCGTCCCGGGTCGGATGAAGGCGAAGAAGGTGCCGATCGAGGAGCGCCAGCCGGTGGCCGAGCCCGTCGGCCCGGCGCGCGTACGGCTCGTGCTCCCGCCGCCGTCGCCGTCCTCGGTGGAGGTGCTGGGGGAGGGCGCGGCGGCCGCGCCCGCGGTGGTCGACCTGTTCGAGCGGCTGGGGGTGCTGGCCCGATGA